One window of Anaerolineae bacterium genomic DNA carries:
- a CDS encoding Arsenical pump-driving ATPase, producing MIEKSMLQFMQEKPSLKYLFFGGKGGVGKTTLAGAAAIWSAQQGRNTLLASTNPVHSLSGLLSQDVFGKPTPVQGVPNLHAYEIDTRDTIEKSKREIREKIEWFLKFAEIKTKADEFVESATMNPAFEESAMFENMIDLMFEDKYDLYVFDTAPTANARRLLGMSSVYSMWVNKMVQSRQEAMSLRELLSYSKKKQEKDPLMEYLLNLRERMARAKKLLTNQDLTAFFFVTLPEALPIAVITRFIHWFHDFGIPVGGVIVNMVIDKSAIDENSPEFVKNRVAMQEEHLQTIWREFDGQVRAILPLFETEVRGVQMLKRMVAHLYCST from the coding sequence ATGATCGAAAAATCCATGTTGCAGTTCATGCAGGAAAAACCGTCCCTGAAGTATCTCTTTTTTGGAGGTAAAGGGGGGGTTGGAAAAACCACGCTGGCGGGGGCAGCCGCCATCTGGTCAGCCCAGCAGGGTCGAAATACCCTGCTTGCTTCAACCAACCCAGTCCATTCTCTATCGGGACTATTAAGTCAGGATGTATTTGGAAAACCGACGCCCGTTCAAGGAGTGCCGAATCTTCACGCGTATGAGATCGACACCCGCGACACCATCGAAAAATCCAAACGCGAAATTCGCGAAAAAATCGAATGGTTCTTGAAGTTTGCCGAAATCAAGACCAAAGCGGACGAGTTCGTGGAATCGGCAACCATGAATCCCGCCTTTGAAGAATCGGCAATGTTCGAGAACATGATCGACCTCATGTTTGAAGATAAATATGACCTGTACGTCTTCGACACTGCCCCCACTGCCAATGCGCGCCGCCTTTTGGGCATGTCCAGTGTTTATTCGATGTGGGTCAATAAAATGGTGCAAAGCCGCCAGGAGGCTATGAGCCTTCGGGAACTGCTTTCGTATAGTAAGAAAAAGCAAGAAAAAGATCCGCTCATGGAATATTTGCTCAATTTACGCGAGCGGATGGCGCGCGCCAAAAAGCTCTTGACCAATCAAGACCTGACCGCATTTTTCTTTGTTACCCTGCCTGAAGCCCTCCCCATCGCAGTCATCACCCGTTTTATCCACTGGTTCCATGATTTTGGGATTCCCGTTGGCGGGGTCATTGTCAATATGGTCATTGACAAAAGCGCCATAGACGAGAATTCGCCAGAATTTGTAAAAAATCGTGTTGCCATGCAGGAAGAACATCTGCAGACCATTTGGAGGGAATTTGACGGCCAGGTGCGAGCTATCTTACCTCTTTTCGAAACCGAGGTGCGCGGCGTGCAGATGTTAAAGCGGATGGTTGCGCACCTATATTGTAGTACCTAA